The window ACAATAGTAAGTGGCTTGGCAAGAGGGATCGACTCTTTAGCTCACAGAGGTGCACTCAGGTCAGGGGGAAGAACGATTGCTGTATTGGGTTCAGGACTTGATAAACCTTATCCACCGGAAAATAGAATACTAATGGAAAAAATTGCTCAGAATGGTTATGTTCTGAGCGAATTTCCTTTAGGGACTCCACCTGATAAAGAAAACTTCCCAAGGAGAAACAGACTTATCAGCGGGCTTTCACTCGGCGTACTCGTTATAGAAGCAACATCTGATAGCGGCTCCATTATTACCTCTAAGTATTCAATTGAACAGAATAGGGAAGTCTTTGCGGTTCCCGGAAATATTACCTCAAGCAATTCAGATGGTACTAATCAACTTATTAAAAATGGCGCAATACTTACAACCAATGCAAAAGATATTGTTACAGAACTTGCGCCTGTCCTGAAGGGGTTTATTAAAATCAAAGATAGGGCAAAGATTGAAATCACAAGCGAAGAAAGAGAAGTATGCACATTCCTCTCTGGTGAGCCAAAACAGATAGATATAATTTCAAGAGAAAGTGGTCTGCCTGCATCAAAGGTATTGGGCATTCTACTTGCATTAGAACTTAAAGGAGCTGTCAAACAAATAACAGGAAAGAGGTTTTATTTGGCATGAGTTCACTTGTAATTGTTGAATCACCTGCAAAGGCAAAAACAATCCATAAAATTCTTGGGAAAAAGTATGCAGTTAAGGCATCTATAGGTCACGTAAAGGACCTTCCCGAAAAAAATCTCGGGGTTGACATAGATAATGGATTTCAGCCCAAGTATGTTGTTATTCCTGGAAAAGAAAAAATAGTCAAAGAACTTAAAAAAGCATCTAAAGAGGCCGACGAGGTTTTTCTTGCTCCTGACCCTGACAGGGAGGGAGAAGCGATAGCCTGGCATATTGCATCTGAAATCTCTGAAAAAAAGTCACAATCTCCTAACGGGAAAATCTACAGGATTGTTTTTAATGAAATAACCGAACGTGCTGTAAAGGAAGCAATAAAAAATCCGACAAAGATTGACATGAATAAGGTTGAAGCACAGCAGGCAAGAAGAATTCTTGACAGGCTTGTAGGGTATAATCTCAGTCCGCTTTTATGGAGAAAGGTAAGGAAAGGGCTGAGTGCAGGCAGGGTGCAATCTGTTGCTGTCAAATTGATTGTTGATAGAGAACGTGAAATTAATGAATTCAGGTCTGAAGAATACTGGAGTATTAACGCAGAATTTGAAGGTTCAAGGCAGCCAACTTTCTGGGCCAGATTATACAAAATAAATCACCTATTAAGTGAATCAGTAAAACAGGCAGAAAAAACAGATAAATTTCTTATCCCTGATGAGAAAACAGCAAACATACTCATTCAGGATTTGAAAAATAAGGATTTTATACTTAATAAAATTGAGCGTAAACAAAGAAAGAGAATGCCGTATCCTCCTTTCATTACAAGCACTCTTCAACAAGAAGCAGCTCGAAAATTGAAATTTACTGCGAAAAAGACAATGGCAATCGCACAACAACTTTATGAGGGGATAGAGCTTGGGGATGAGGGTTCAATCGGGCTTATTACATATATGAGGACGGATTCTCATCGAGTAGCCCCTGAGGCTCAGGAATGGGCAAGAAAAATGATTGAAAAAAAATTTGGCATGAATTATGTGCCTGAAAAACCTCCAATTTACAAAAGCAGATCATCAGCTCAGGAAGCACATGAGGCAATAAGGCCTACATATCATGATAAAAGTCCAGAAGAAATTAAGAAATATCTCACAAAAGATCAACATGCACTATATACACTCATATGGAATCGTTTTATTGCTAGCCAGATGTCACCGGCTCAACTTGAACTGACAACATTTATTATCCAGACAATAACTGATAATTCTAAAAGCTTACAGGATAACCCTTCCGCCGGGTTGCCTTCTTATGAATTTCGTGCATCAGGTACAGTGGTAAACTTTGATGGTTTCATGGCTCTATATACAGAAGGAAAAGACGAACTTGAAGAAGAAAATGGACTAACCTTACCATCGTTGAAGGAAAAGGAGTTCCTAAAGTTGATAAATATACAACCTAAACAGCATTTCACACAACCACCACCTCGTTATACAGAAGCGACACTTGTTAAAGCTCTGGAAGAAAAAGGAATTGGAAGACCAAGCACGTATGCAGCAATTTTATCAACAATACAGGATAGAAAATATGTTACCAAGTTTGATGGAAAATTTAAACCTACAGAACTTGGTGTGGTTGTAAATGACTTCCTCGTTGAAAGGTTTACCGAACTAATAGATGTAGGTTTTACAGCAAAAATGGAGGATAAACTCGACAGGATTGAGGATGGGAAGATGAAATGGGTTACTGTAGTGAATGATTTTTATAAACCATTCAGTACTAAGCTTAATGAAGCAATAAAAATTGTAGGCAAAGTTAAGCCAAAAGATATACCGACAGATACTGTATGTGAAAAATGTGGTCTTCCCATGGTTAAACGATGGGGTAGACACGGAAGATTTATGGCTTGTTCAGGATTTCCTAAATGTAGAAATACCAAGCCAATCGAAAATGCAGAACAAACACTAAATAATCAACAAGCTGTAGCTATTGCTCAAGAGACAAATGAGATATGTGAGCAATGTGGGGCTCCAATGGTAATAAAATCAGGACGATATGGCAAATTTCTTGCCTGCTCAAAATATCCTGAATGCAAAAATACTAAACCCTTATCCACCGGGATAAAGTGCCCAAAAGATGGAGGAGAGATTGTAGAGAGACGTTCGAAAAAGGGGAAGGTATTCTGGAGCTGCAGTAATTATCCTGAATGTAAATTTGCCTCGTGGTATAAACCTATTCCGAGCAAATGTCCTAAATGTAATGCATCTGTTCTCTTCGAAAAACAGAATAAAAAAACAGGGAATATAACTATATTCTGTCAGAGCAAAGAATGCAGTTATAAAGATATACAAAAGGTGCATTCTGAAGAAGAAGTTTTAGCCACAGAAAAACAATTTTCAGGTTAAAAACTGGAGGCTTTTTTGCGTTTTAGACCTTTTATTATTGGAATAGGCGGGGCGTATAGTGGAGTGGGCAAGACAACATGTGCATCTTTGATCCTTCGAAAACTCAGAGGCTGGGGAGCTATAAAATATACAAAGACTTCACTTTATAGTTCAATTACCGATGATATTAAAGTCCTGTCAGAACCTGGGAAAGATACAAAGAGATTTCTCGATGCCGGTGCTGAAAAGGTTCTCTGGGTACAATGCCCTTTTTCAGAACTCAATGAAATTTTATCAATAGCTGTTGGAATGTTTGTAGAACAGAAAGGCATTGTGATAGAGGGTAATAGCGCTATCGACGTTTTAAAACCAGATATAGTTATTTTCATCTCTGGCTCAGAAGACAATAAATTCAAAAAAAATTCAAAAAAGATACTCCAGCTTGCAAATATAGTTATATATGATGATAAACCTCCCAGAGGCATTCCAGTGACCGCAAAACAATTCAAAAAAGATGATATTAATAAATGTCTGGACTTTATTGTTAAATACTTGGGACAGGAAAAGAGAGAAGATAAATGAATAATCTTGCATTAGATGGAATAGCAAAAAAGGCTGTTTGTTTTTTTGCAATATTTTCTATACTATCGGGTTGCGGTAATATTATATATAGAACTTCAGGTATTTATAAAGAGTACTCTCATATTGAAAGCATTCTTGAACCTATAAATAAAGTAAGAGCAGACGGTACTATGTGCGGAAGCAGATATTATAAACCAACAGGACATCTCTTATGGAATGAAATGCTTGCAGATACTGCTTTACAGCACTCACTTGATATGGCAAAAAATGGATTTTTAAGTCATGAAGGCTCTGATTCAAGCAGTCCTGGCGAAAGACTACATCGCGCTGGATATATCTGGACATCTCATGGAGAGAATATTGGGCAGGGATACAGGACACCAGAAGATGCTGTCCGGGCTTGGCTCAGGAATGAACGCCATTGCAAAAATATCATGAATCCGGAATTTAAAGAGGCTGGCGCGTCATTTGCAAGGAGTAAAAATCTAAGGACTTACTGGACTCTCGTTTTAGGAACTTCTAAACACCAACTTGAATAATACATTTGACTTTATGAACAAGCAGGCACCTCATATTAAAAAGTGCTAAACCCAATAATACAATTAACCCGATGATTTTATTACATTTTTTTCGCAAACCAGCTCTTTCTAAGGCAAAAACAAATGAACTGTTAGCCATTGCAAAACAAAAAATATCATCTGATATTGAGCATATTGAAACAGAATATTGCTATAATGTTGAAACTTCTTCGCAACTAACAGAGCATGAGCTTGAAATACTCAGATGGCTACTTGCAGAAACTTTTGAGCCAGAAAATTTTGGTAATAAAAGTTTCCTAACGAATAAGGAGGACTGCAACTCCTGCTCATCTCCCATCTATCATTACTATCTTTTAGAAGTCGGCCCACGTATGAACTTTACCACAGCATGGTCTACCAATGCTGTTTCTATATTAAATAACTGTGGTCTGACAAAAATTACAAGGATTGAGAGATCGAGAAGATATAAATTAGTCTTCAGTCAACCTTCAACCTTTAATCTTAAACCTTTCCAAGATCTCATTCACGATAGGATGACAGAATGTTTGTATCCTGAACCTCTCTCAACTTTTGAAACAGGAATAAAACCAGAGCCTGTTTACATTGTTCCTTTAATTGAGGAAGGAAAAGAATCATTAAGAAAAATAAATATTACAATGGGACTAGGACTTGATGAATGGGATATAGATTACTACTATAATCTATTCGTAAAAGAACTACGTCGTAATCCAACAAATGTGGAATGTTTTGACTTAAGTCAATCAAACAGCGAACATTCAAGGCACTGGTTTTTCAAGGGCAGACTGATTATAGATGGTAAAGAAACTGAGTATTCCCTTATGGATTTAATTAAATATCCATTAAAAAATTCACCAAATAACAGCATTATTGCTTTTAAAGATAATTCAAGCGCTATTAGAGGATATGAAATATTATCTTTACGGCCTGAGCATGCTGGCTTGCCGTCACGTTTTAAACAGGAGCACCTTTTTTATCATATTATTTTTACAGCAGAAACGCATAATTTTCCCACTGGTGTTGCTCCATTTCCTGGAGCAGAAACCGGGACAGGAGGTAGGATACGGGATGTTCATGCTACAGGAAAAGGTAGTTTGGTAATTGCTGGAACTGCTGCATATTGTGTCGGAAATCTTCAAATACCTAACTATCTCTTACCATGGGAAGATTCATCTTTTGAATATCCACCAAATCTTGCAACTCCGCTCCAGATTGAGATTGAAGCAAGTAATGGTGCCTCTGATTACGGGAATAAATTCGGTGAGCCTGTCATACAGGGCTTCACTCGCTCTTTTGGATTGAGACTGCCAGATGGCGAAAGAAGAGAATGGATAAAACCCATAATGTTTACTGGTGGAGTTGGCCAGATAGATGACAAACATATTGAAAAGAAAGAACCTCAAAAAGGTATGCTTGTTGTAAAGATTGGAGGTCCAGCATACAGAATAGGAATGGGGGGTGGCGCTGCCTCCAGTATGATACAGGGAGAAAATATCGAGGAACTTGATTTCAGCGCTGTACAGCGCGGTGACGCTGAAATGGAACAAAAGGTTAATAGAGTAGTCAGAGCATGTGTTGAAATGGGGGAGAGAAATCCTATCATAAGTATTCATGATCAGGGGGCAGGAGGAAACTGTAATGTTGTAAAAGAGATTATTTACCCTGCCGGTGCAAAAATAAATATCAGAAAAATACAACTCGGGGATAATTCACTTTCAGTTCTGGAAATATGGGGTGCGGAATATCAGGAAAATGATGCAATTCTCTTAAAACCTGAAAGAAAAGTCGAATTTCTTTCTATCTGTGAAAGGGAAAAAGTACCTTGTTCTTTCATAGGTGAAATCACAGGAGATGGGTATATCAGGCTGTTCGATGAGCATGATGGAACAATACCGGTTAATCTTGAATTATCAAAGGTTCTTGGCGAAATGCCAAGAAAAATATTTATAATTGAAAGTATAAAACCTAAACTTGAATCACTCTTCCTTCCAGAAACACTAACAGTAAGGGAATCTCTCGAAAGGGTTCTCAGACTTATCTCAGTTGGTTCTAAAAGATTTCTTGTAAATAAAGTTGACCGCTCTGTTACCGGCCTTATTGCCCAACAGCAGTGTGTAGGCCCACTTCATCTGACATTATCAAATGTGGCTGTAATTGCACAGAGTCATTTAACCTTAAGAGGAGCAGCAATTTCTATTGGTGAACAACCAATAAAAGGACTACTTAATCCGCAGGCAATGGCACGAATGAGCGTAGGTGAAGCTCTAACTAATATTTTATGGGCAAAGGTAAGTGCTCTTGAAGATATAAAATGTTCAGGGAACTGGATGTGGGCAGCAAAACTACCTGGAGAAGGTGCAAAGATTTATGATGCTGCTTTAGCTCTCAAAGATATACTCATTGAACTTGGGATAGCTATTGATGGAGGGAAAGACAGTCTATCTATGGCAGCAAAGGTAACTAATTCGTCTGGGGAAACAGAAACTATCAAGGCTCCTGGCAGCCTCGTCATTTCCGCCTATGTTACCTGTCCTGATATAACAAAGATCATTACCCCGGATATAAAAAAACCTGGTATCAGCAAACTGATATATATTGATCTCGGGAATGGGAAATATAGAATGGGTGGAACTGCTTTAGCACAAGTATATGGTCAAATAGGGAATGAATCTCCTGATGTTGATGACCCTAAATTACTAAAACGTTCATTTTATGTCATTCAAAGACTAATAGATGAGGACATCATTCTCTCAGGACATGACAGGAGTGACGGAGGTTTAATCGTTACATTACTCGAGATGGCTTTTGCAGGCAATTGCGGAATCAAAATTAACTTAAACCTTAATAACCTCACAACATCCCAACATATATCTTTATTATTCTCCG of the Nitrospirota bacterium genome contains:
- the dprA gene encoding DNA-protecting protein DprA; this encodes MLQDIGPVKAKRLLSMFKTPERIFNAKKDELFKIDGIGSKHFKNIKEFSAWGLIEKQLKLMEQNEIKAINFQDQLYPELLREIVDAPIVLYLKGNPWPQDRYAIAIVGSRKPTDYGIVVTEKISDELVSMGFTIVSGLARGIDSLAHRGALRSGGRTIAVLGSGLDKPYPPENRILMEKIAQNGYVLSEFPLGTPPDKENFPRRNRLISGLSLGVLVIEATSDSGSIITSKYSIEQNREVFAVPGNITSSNSDGTNQLIKNGAILTTNAKDIVTELAPVLKGFIKIKDRAKIEITSEEREVCTFLSGEPKQIDIISRESGLPASKVLGILLALELKGAVKQITGKRFYLA
- the topA gene encoding type I DNA topoisomerase, with amino-acid sequence MSSLVIVESPAKAKTIHKILGKKYAVKASIGHVKDLPEKNLGVDIDNGFQPKYVVIPGKEKIVKELKKASKEADEVFLAPDPDREGEAIAWHIASEISEKKSQSPNGKIYRIVFNEITERAVKEAIKNPTKIDMNKVEAQQARRILDRLVGYNLSPLLWRKVRKGLSAGRVQSVAVKLIVDREREINEFRSEEYWSINAEFEGSRQPTFWARLYKINHLLSESVKQAEKTDKFLIPDEKTANILIQDLKNKDFILNKIERKQRKRMPYPPFITSTLQQEAARKLKFTAKKTMAIAQQLYEGIELGDEGSIGLITYMRTDSHRVAPEAQEWARKMIEKKFGMNYVPEKPPIYKSRSSAQEAHEAIRPTYHDKSPEEIKKYLTKDQHALYTLIWNRFIASQMSPAQLELTTFIIQTITDNSKSLQDNPSAGLPSYEFRASGTVVNFDGFMALYTEGKDELEEENGLTLPSLKEKEFLKLINIQPKQHFTQPPPRYTEATLVKALEEKGIGRPSTYAAILSTIQDRKYVTKFDGKFKPTELGVVVNDFLVERFTELIDVGFTAKMEDKLDRIEDGKMKWVTVVNDFYKPFSTKLNEAIKIVGKVKPKDIPTDTVCEKCGLPMVKRWGRHGRFMACSGFPKCRNTKPIENAEQTLNNQQAVAIAQETNEICEQCGAPMVIKSGRYGKFLACSKYPECKNTKPLSTGIKCPKDGGEIVERRSKKGKVFWSCSNYPECKFASWYKPIPSKCPKCNASVLFEKQNKKTGNITIFCQSKECSYKDIQKVHSEEEVLATEKQFSG
- a CDS encoding CAP domain-containing protein, whose protein sequence is MNNLALDGIAKKAVCFFAIFSILSGCGNIIYRTSGIYKEYSHIESILEPINKVRADGTMCGSRYYKPTGHLLWNEMLADTALQHSLDMAKNGFLSHEGSDSSSPGERLHRAGYIWTSHGENIGQGYRTPEDAVRAWLRNERHCKNIMNPEFKEAGASFARSKNLRTYWTLVLGTSKHQLE
- the purL gene encoding phosphoribosylformylglycinamidine synthase, translating into MILLHFFRKPALSKAKTNELLAIAKQKISSDIEHIETEYCYNVETSSQLTEHELEILRWLLAETFEPENFGNKSFLTNKEDCNSCSSPIYHYYLLEVGPRMNFTTAWSTNAVSILNNCGLTKITRIERSRRYKLVFSQPSTFNLKPFQDLIHDRMTECLYPEPLSTFETGIKPEPVYIVPLIEEGKESLRKINITMGLGLDEWDIDYYYNLFVKELRRNPTNVECFDLSQSNSEHSRHWFFKGRLIIDGKETEYSLMDLIKYPLKNSPNNSIIAFKDNSSAIRGYEILSLRPEHAGLPSRFKQEHLFYHIIFTAETHNFPTGVAPFPGAETGTGGRIRDVHATGKGSLVIAGTAAYCVGNLQIPNYLLPWEDSSFEYPPNLATPLQIEIEASNGASDYGNKFGEPVIQGFTRSFGLRLPDGERREWIKPIMFTGGVGQIDDKHIEKKEPQKGMLVVKIGGPAYRIGMGGGAASSMIQGENIEELDFSAVQRGDAEMEQKVNRVVRACVEMGERNPIISIHDQGAGGNCNVVKEIIYPAGAKINIRKIQLGDNSLSVLEIWGAEYQENDAILLKPERKVEFLSICEREKVPCSFIGEITGDGYIRLFDEHDGTIPVNLELSKVLGEMPRKIFIIESIKPKLESLFLPETLTVRESLERVLRLISVGSKRFLVNKVDRSVTGLIAQQQCVGPLHLTLSNVAVIAQSHLTLRGAAISIGEQPIKGLLNPQAMARMSVGEALTNILWAKVSALEDIKCSGNWMWAAKLPGEGAKIYDAALALKDILIELGIAIDGGKDSLSMAAKVTNSSGETETIKAPGSLVISAYVTCPDITKIITPDIKKPGISKLIYIDLGNGKYRMGGTALAQVYGQIGNESPDVDDPKLLKRSFYVIQRLIDEDIILSGHDRSDGGLIVTLLEMAFAGNCGIKINLNLNNLTTSQHISLLFSEELGLILEYFPEHEDIIESYLKADSIPYLIIGNTIKEKVIDIAVNNQTVLKEDMRVLRAIWEETSYHLDRLQANPECVDEERKVNFDRKGPEYKLTFVPQESPFVSCVSPLSKESLIEVRPRVAIIREEGSNGDREMTSAFYMAGFEVWDIMMTDLLKEKIKLDEFRGIAFVGGFSYADVLDSAKGWAGVIRFNKRLFEQFQNFYERPDTFSLGVCNGCQLMALLGWVPWRGIPDKIQPRFIQNKSGRFESRFSTVKILPSPSIMLKGMEGSILGIWIAHGEGRLYFPDEKFQEEVLQKNLAPIRFIDDYGEFTEIYPFNPNGSPRGITALCTPDGRHLAMMPHPERVFLKWQWSYMPEEWKKNLKASPWLRMFQNAYNWCKKV